From Rutidosis leptorrhynchoides isolate AG116_Rl617_1_P2 chromosome 3, CSIRO_AGI_Rlap_v1, whole genome shotgun sequence, a single genomic window includes:
- the LOC139900349 gene encoding wall-associated receptor kinase-like 2, with amino-acid sequence MVMMWWNMIGGHCPYLTKYPCPLLLYCSNGDDVVEHDWVYPILFTSHELEKATDYFNENRILGRGGQGTVYKGMLVDGRIVAVKKSKLVDKSQLEQFINEVVVLSQVNHRNVVKLLGCCLETEVPLLVSEFISNGTLYDRIHDETHEFPMYLNMKLQIATEVAGALAYLHSATSIPIYHRDIKTTNILLDDKFRAKVSDFGTSRLVSIDQTHLTTLVKGTFGYLDPEYFQSSQFTEKSDVYSFGVVLVELLTGEKPISLTRFGEHRSLATYFMLAMEEGREMSIFDAMVIKEGSRDELMKIANLAMRCLNLNGKYRPTMKEVAAELETIRTSHDPSTVQTNIRPAMYGEELSMVTYSESSSTFLSFDK; translated from the exons ATGGTGATGATGTGGTGGAACATGATTGGTGGGcattgtccatattta ACAAAATACCCTTGCCCgttactgttatactgtagcaaTGGTGATGATGTGGTGGAGCATGATTG GGTTTACCCTATACTTTTCACGTCCCATGAGTTGGAGAAGGCGACCGACTACTTTAACGAGAACCGAATTCTCGGTCGAGGGGGTCAAGGTACAGTCTATAAAGGTATGTTAGTTGACGGAAGGATTGTTGCCGTCAAGAAATCAAAACTAGTTGACAAAAGCCAGTTAGAGCAGTTTATCAATGAAGTGGTCGTTCTTTCGCAAGTCAATCACAGAAATGTTGTCAAACTTTTGGGATGTTGTTTAGAAACAGAGGTTCCTCTGCTAGTGTCCGAATTCATTTCAAATGGAACACTGTATGATCGTATTCACGATGAGACTCATGAGTTCCCTATGTATTTGAACATGAAACTGCAAATCGCAACGGAGGTTGCAGGAGCACTTGCTTACTTGCATTCGGCAACTTCCATTCCAATATATCACAGGGACATCAAAACGACTAATATATTATTGGATGATAAATTTAGGGCAAAAGTTTCCGATTTTGGAACTTCGAGGTTGGTATCAATAGATCAAACCCATTTGACTACTTTAGTCAAAGGTACGTTTGGCTACCTAGATCCTGAATATTTCCAATCTAGCCAGTTCACTGAAAAGAGTGACGTGTATAGTTTTGGAGTTGTTTTGGTTGAACTGTTAACGGGAGAAAAACCGATTTCCCTAACTAGATTTGGTGAACATAGAAGTTTAGCCACTTACTTTATGTTGGCCATGGAAGAAGGTCGCGAGATGTCTATTTTTGATGCAATGGTGATCAAAGAGGGTTCAAGGGACGAGCTTATGAAAATAGCTAACCTTGCAATGCGATGCTTGAATCTAAATGGAAAGTACAGACCAACAATGAAAGAAGTGGCTGCAGAATTAGAAACCATAAGGACATCACATGATCCCTCAACGGTTCAAACCAACATTCGACCCGCGATGTATGGGGAGGAATTATCCATGGTTACATACAGTGAATCATCATCAACATTCTTGAGTTTTGATAAATGA